TAGTTATTTACAACCATTCTCCAATCCCAGCTTTATCCTTTTGCTAATTATCAATGTATTGCCCACATATTCCGAATGCCAGATGGCCCACCCCCACCTCCAACCCTCCACTCGGCCCCTCCACTGCCCCGGATATAAATGATAATGGACCTGCCCAGACTGACCAATATACCTGGAAAGTATACAATGGCGTTTCAACCCTCATACAGTTCGTTCCACTACACCCAGGTCTCATATACGCGATATGCCACTCCATTAAGCAGCCCACTATCCTTTCCCACCCCGTTCGCATCGCCGTTTAGCCAGCTGTCGTCGCTTCTCCCTGATGCGACTTATACGACCTACTCACTAGACTCGGATAAGGAAGACACAGGGCAGTATGGAAACGACGCATACGTTTCGTTATGGGCAAACCTCTCCTACTCCTCGTCGCCCCCGTTCACCACAACCCGCACTCCAACCCCAGTCCCTTCGAGCGAATTAGTCTTCCCACCACCTCTGTACTACCAcgtcgacagcgacaacCAAAGCTCAAACCTGAAACTCCCACCTGACTTCGTCTGGGGCGCCTCATCCGCCGCATGGCAGATCGAAGGCGCACTGCAGCTCGACGGCCGCGGGCCCGCAGCCACAGACTCGACCGGAGCCATCCAGAGCAACGACAACCAGTCCGACGCGAACACCGCAACGATGGCCTACTTCCTATACAAAGAGGACATTGCACGCCTCGCCGCGATCGGCGTCCCGTatttctccttctcgatatcctggACGCGCATCGTCCCGTTTGGCATTGCCGACTCTCCTATCAATATCCAGGGTCTAGAGCACTACGACGACGTCATTAACACCTGTTTGGAATACGGAATCACGCCTATCGTCACACTGAACCATTTCGATTTCCCGATGCGTCAGTTGGACAATCTCACCACGCTCCCTGAGAACTTCCTCTACTATGCGAAGCACGTCATGACCCGCTACGCAGACCGCGTCCCCTACTGGTTCACATTCAACGAGCCCAACGTGGGCGTGGAGTACAGCTTCAACGGGTACAACGACCTCACATCCATCATGGAAGCCCATTCCGACGTCTACCACTGGTACAAGGACAAACTGAACGGCACCGGCAAAATATCCATGAAAATGGAAAATAACCTCGCAATCCCGCTCGACGCCGAGAACAAGACACACGTCGCAGCAGCCCGGCGATACCAGGACTTTATCCTCGGAATCATGAATAACCCTCTTTTCCTCGCCCGCCAGGTCCCTGAAGCAGTCCTGTCCACGACAGGCGTGGATTTCGTCCCGCTGACAGAATCCCATATCTCGAAATTCAACGGCACGATGGATTTCTGGGCATTCGACCCGTATGTCGCGCAGTTTGCGTACCCAGCTCCAGAGGAGATTGAAGCTTGCGCGGAGGACCCATCTAGCGCCGCCTGGCCGTACTGCGTATCCACGACCCCGGTGCAAGACGACGGGTGGCTTGCAGGGCATGCAGGGAGTGCGTATTCCGCCCTAGCGCCACAGTATGTCCGGCAGCAGCTCAAGTATGTCTGGGATACGTTCCGGCCGGCTGGTGGGGTGATGGTGTGTGAATTTGGGTTTAACCCGTTTGGCGAGGCGGAGAGGGCGGGCGATGCGCAGCGGTTTGACCTGGAGCGGACCTTATACTACCAGGGGTTCCTGGGTGAGATGCTCAAGGCTGTGCGTGAGGACGGGGTGCGGGTTATTGGGGCGTTGGCGTGGAGTTATGTGGATGTATCTTTTAGGAGGAGGTTTAAGAGGAGTTTTTTTGACTATGTGGATTTTTTTCAGAGACATCTGGGAGATTAGGGTAGGGGGTGTTGCGGCTCGAACTAAACCGTGTCTAACTAAGCCATGTACGCATCAAGACTGATACTGAATAGCACCCTCACAAGCAGAGAAATACCCCGGTCGTCGCTCCGTAAAACATTCAATAGACGGTTTGAATATGTGTAACCTGCCATCCCCAGTTAATACGATGCCCAGGATGTATGTTAACCTCTGCGTCATCAAAGCCGGCCGTACCACAATCTCCTTCGCACCCGCAGTAAACGGAATTGTGAATAGAGTACACCCACAGCGCCTGCAAAAGTACTTATCCTTTGGCTTTCCACTAGCAGTCCCAGTAGTGATTTCGTATCTGGCGACTAGGCCATCCGGATCGTGGAGTGTGAACTCGGATGAAAAGTAACTCGCTGTCTAGTTGAGTAAGTAGTAAGTACGGGCTTGCGTGGTTCTTGCTCGGCTGGACTGTGTATATTGGCAACGTACTATCTGACAGGGTCCACCGGCGCCTAAGCTGCAGTCTTTGCAGTAGCAGCAGTACACGGTGTTTGGCGGGCCTTGAACTGTGAAGTTGACGCCCCCGCATAGACAGTTTCCGGTGTGGGTGTCGGTATGGCTTTCTTGAGCAGACATGGTAAGGGTCGAGATAGCCGAAGAAACGGTTTATTTCGTGTAATGTTAATGAGGCCTAAATCACGGATTGAATCAGCTTGCACATTATAAGGGGAGGCCTGGAGTGCCCGATTCGGGACTCGAAGCCGATGCCGACAGCCAGGGTCCACTCTGTGTACTATCCCGAGGTGCATATGAACTTGTGTGACAGTTAGGGCTTGTCGTTTACTCATGGTCCGTATAATTggctttatatataactattacTATACTACTGACTTTGCGATACCTCATCCGCGGGAATCAATCAAATCTCTACCTATACAGTCACCCTAGTATTCTAATATTACCAAGTCTCGCAATACGGCCGAATGGTAATTTCCGATGTCATATGAGCTAAAGGCTGCGCATGGAGATACCAGTAGCTGTCTGCAATCTGCAAGTAAACATCAGCAAACAACA
This genomic interval from Aspergillus puulaauensis MK2 DNA, chromosome 7, nearly complete sequence contains the following:
- a CDS encoding GFA family protein (COG:S;~EggNog:ENOG410PT10;~InterPro:IPR011057,IPR006913;~PFAM:PF04828;~go_function: GO:0016846 - carbon-sulfur lyase activity [Evidence IEA]); translated protein: MSAQESHTDTHTGNCLCGGVNFTVQGPPNTVYCCYCKDCSLGAGGPCQITASYFSSEFTLHDPDGLVARYEITTGTASGKPKDKYFCRRCGCTLFTIPFTAGAKEIVVRPALMTQRLTYILGIVLTGDGRLHIFKPSIECFTERRPGYFSACEGAIQYQS
- a CDS encoding uncharacterized protein (CAZy:GH1;~COG:G;~EggNog:ENOG410PFTX;~InterPro:IPR017853,IPR001360;~PFAM:PF00232;~go_function: GO:0004553 - hydrolase activity, hydrolyzing O-glycosyl compounds [Evidence IEA];~go_process: GO:0005975 - carbohydrate metabolic process [Evidence IEA]); its protein translation is MAFQPSYSSFHYTQVSYTRYATPLSSPLSFPTPFASPFSQLSSLLPDATYTTYSLDSDKEDTGQYGNDAYVSLWANLSYSSSPPFTTTRTPTPVPSSELVFPPPLYYHVDSDNQSSNLKLPPDFVWGASSAAWQIEGALQLDGRGPAATDSTGAIQSNDNQSDANTATMAYFLYKEDIARLAAIGVPYFSFSISWTRIVPFGIADSPINIQGLEHYDDVINTCLEYGITPIVTLNHFDFPMRQLDNLTTLPENFLYYAKHVMTRYADRVPYWFTFNEPNVGVEYSFNGYNDLTSIMEAHSDVYHWYKDKLNGTGKISMKMENNLAIPLDAENKTHVAAARRYQDFILGIMNNPLFLARQVPEAVLSTTGVDFVPLTESHISKFNGTMDFWAFDPYVAQFAYPAPEEIEACAEDPSSAAWPYCVSTTPVQDDGWLAGHAGSAYSALAPQYVRQQLKYVWDTFRPAGGVMVCEFGFNPFGEAERAGDAQRFDLERTLYYQGFLGEMLKAVREDGVRVIGALAWSYVDVSFRRRFKRSFFDYVDFFQRHLGD